The following are encoded in a window of Methanococcus voltae genomic DNA:
- a CDS encoding PFL family protein, whose amino-acid sequence MYIADEIIETVKMIEYENLDIRTTTLGVNLKDCVDKDLDTLTDNIYQKVTGLGGNLVETANGVADKYGIPIVNKRISVTPIGLIMGPTLKGLNKEEAIDACVEVGITLDKIAKDVGVDFIGGYSALVQKKATPGEKRLIQSIPKLMTKTDRVCSSVNVATTKAGINMYAVKKMGEIVKETSLITKDAIGCAKIVVFCNAPEDNPFMAGAFHGVGEGDSVINVGVSGPGVVRAVLEKLPGERIDVVSDQIKKTAFKITRMGELIGGEVAKNLGVEFGIVDLSLAPTPAIGDSIANILEAMGLERCGTHGTTAALALLNDAVKKGGAMASRNVGGLSGAFIPVSEDAGMIEAAEVGALKIEKLEAMTCVCSVGLDMIAVPGKTPASTISGIIADEMAIGMVNKKTTAVRLIPVPNKDVGDHVEYGGLLGTAPIMPVSEFSSEEFIERGGRIPAPIQSMTN is encoded by the coding sequence ATGTATATTGCCGATGAAATTATAGAAACCGTAAAAATGATAGAATACGAAAATTTGGATATAAGGACAACTACCTTGGGAGTTAACTTAAAAGATTGTGTCGATAAAGATTTGGATACATTGACCGATAATATATACCAAAAAGTGACTGGATTGGGCGGAAATCTCGTAGAAACAGCAAATGGAGTAGCGGACAAATACGGAATTCCTATTGTAAATAAGAGGATATCAGTGACACCTATCGGTTTAATAATGGGTCCTACTTTAAAAGGATTGAACAAGGAAGAAGCTATCGACGCTTGTGTTGAAGTAGGTATTACACTCGATAAAATCGCAAAAGACGTTGGCGTGGACTTTATCGGTGGTTATTCAGCATTAGTTCAGAAAAAAGCAACACCTGGGGAAAAAAGATTAATCCAATCAATACCAAAATTGATGACAAAAACAGACAGAGTATGCTCATCAGTCAACGTAGCTACAACAAAAGCTGGTATAAATATGTATGCGGTTAAAAAAATGGGGGAAATTGTAAAAGAAACCTCATTAATAACCAAAGATGCAATAGGTTGTGCTAAAATCGTTGTATTTTGTAATGCTCCAGAGGACAATCCATTTATGGCAGGAGCTTTCCACGGTGTAGGTGAAGGAGACTCAGTTATAAATGTAGGTGTTTCAGGTCCTGGTGTAGTTAGGGCAGTACTCGAAAAATTACCTGGAGAAAGAATCGACGTAGTAAGCGACCAAATCAAAAAGACCGCATTTAAAATCACAAGAATGGGTGAATTAATCGGTGGAGAAGTTGCTAAAAACTTGGGCGTTGAATTTGGTATCGTTGATTTATCATTGGCACCAACACCAGCAATTGGAGACAGTATTGCAAACATTTTGGAAGCTATGGGTTTAGAAAGATGTGGTACACACGGTACAACAGCAGCACTCGCTTTATTAAACGATGCAGTTAAAAAAGGTGGGGCTATGGCTTCAAGAAACGTTGGTGGTTTAAGTGGTGCATTTATTCCAGTAAGTGAAGATGCAGGTATGATTGAAGCAGCAGAAGTAGGGGCTCTTAAAATCGAAAAATTAGAAGCTATGACTTGCGTATGTTCAGTAGGTTTAGATATGATTGCCGTACCAGGTAAAACACCCGCTTCAACAATTTCAGGAATCATTGCAGATGAAATGGCAATCGGTATGGTTAACAAAAAGACAACCGCTGTAAGATTGATACCAGTTCCAAATAAAGACGTTGGAGACCACGTAGAATATGGTGGATTGTTAGGTACAGCTCCAATTATGCCCGTAAGTGAATTTTCATCAGAGGAATTCATCGAAAGAG
- the dcd gene encoding dCTP deaminase: MMLSDVDILNEIANGNLDITPFNEKCVGPCSYDVTLGSEFIRYSSPVYDIKEELVPIKFSIDDSIMICPLNYHLDEPTIEHFKEKYNVDKIVSGGLLGTTNEYIKLPNDICAQYQGRSSFGRVFLQSHQTAGWIDTGFHGKITLEIVAYDKPVILYKNQRVGQLIFSKTLTPSKVGYSERECSKYVGQNSVMHSLIKKDFE; encoded by the coding sequence ATGATGTTAAGCGATGTTGATATATTAAATGAAATAGCTAATGGAAATTTGGACATTACGCCATTCAATGAAAAATGTGTCGGTCCTTGCTCTTATGATGTTACATTGGGGAGCGAGTTTATACGGTATTCGAGTCCTGTTTATGACATTAAGGAGGAATTAGTGCCTATAAAATTTAGTATTGATGATTCAATAATGATATGCCCGTTAAATTACCATCTTGACGAGCCTACAATTGAACATTTTAAAGAAAAATACAATGTTGATAAAATCGTCAGTGGTGGGCTTTTAGGTACTACAAACGAGTATATAAAACTTCCAAATGACATATGTGCACAATATCAAGGAAGAAGTAGTTTCGGAAGAGTGTTTTTGCAATCTCATCAAACAGCGGGTTGGATTGATACAGGTTTTCACGGTAAAATAACTTTGGAAATCGTGGCATATGATAAACCAGTAATATTATATAAAAATCAAAGAGTTGGGCAATTAATATTTAGTAAAACTTTAACACCTTCAAAGGTGGGTTATTCAGAAAGAGAATGTTCAAAATATGTTGGGCAGAATTCTGTAATGCACTCATTAATTAAAAAAGATTTTGAATAA
- a CDS encoding tRNA methyltransferase produces MIEVMRLGHRGERDKRISTHVALTSRALGASNIIFTSSDKHVNGSVDRITESWGGDFKFKVADSWKSYVKEFKKNNGIVAHLTMYGENINEIMSEIINEVYPTGNNNNNNNNNNNNNNNSNEKVPKNLLVIIGAEKVPREAYELADYNISVGNQPHSEVAAIAIFLDRLTMGKNLYSEYEDSTIKVIPCKNGKNVIMNDLEGEYDDFDKECNDENQ; encoded by the coding sequence ATGATAGAAGTAATGAGATTAGGGCACAGGGGCGAACGAGATAAGAGGATATCTACACACGTAGCACTTACCTCAAGAGCATTGGGTGCAAGTAATATAATATTCACGAGTAGCGATAAACACGTAAATGGGAGTGTAGACCGGATTACGGAAAGTTGGGGCGGAGATTTTAAATTCAAAGTGGCTGATTCGTGGAAATCTTACGTAAAAGAATTTAAAAAGAACAACGGGATTGTGGCACATTTAACAATGTATGGCGAAAATATAAACGAAATAATGTCAGAAATTATAAATGAGGTTTATCCTACTGGTAATAATAATAATAATAATAATAATAATAATAATAATAATAATAACTCGAATGAAAAAGTACCTAAAAATCTTTTAGTTATCATCGGTGCTGAAAAAGTACCTCGTGAAGCGTATGAATTAGCAGATTATAACATTTCTGTGGGTAATCAACCGCATTCTGAAGTTGCAGCGATTGCCATATTTTTAGATAGATTAACAATGGGCAAAAACTTATACTCTGAATATGAAGACTCTACAATAAAAGTAATACCTTGTAAAAACGGTAAGAATGTTATTATGAATGATTTAGAAGGAGAATATGATGATTTTGATAAAGAATGTAATGATGAAAATCAATAA
- a CDS encoding STT3 domain-containing protein: MTENNENVKNSTSATANSKKFNFNFQDKKVKCAKTILIIIFLAFLSFQMRAQTADMSFTTNEQYLDIFSDDNGRMYLTALDPYYYLRMSEDYLEYGHTGDTLKDVNGQEIPWDSYKYGPTGAPATFNLINVLTVGVYQIWHSMDSTVTLMNAAFWVPAILSMFIVIPIFFIVRRITSSDIGGAVAAILTSLSPSIFVKTIAGFADTPVLEILPLLFIVWFIIEAMHYSKDKSPKSLLFGLLATIMLVAYPFMWSAWWYGYYIIIAFLVLYLIYKGLIYSHDAKYNKDNKNKNSRSAQKVEVENLEFLNTLKVAGLFVIGGAIAITALYGTNTIMGAFEAPLNYIGLDEVSSTSGWPNVLTTVSELDTASFDEMVSSSLSSIYLFAIGLVGIFLSLFRKVLTPTKQIVNGLVDKIDVKYALLLVIWLAVTFWAASKGVRFVALMVPPLSIGVGIFTGFIEQFIKNNLDKKYEYVAYPTIAIIALYSLYSTYKADNGDLLRILFPSDYVPIAEGIMLASLALLIIYKIADMVSESNKKLVMNKLFMILLAIGLITPTMAAIVPFYSVPTYNDGWGESLEWINTQTPNNSVITCWWDNGHIYTWKTERMVTFDGSTQNTPRAYWVGRAFATSDESLSNGIFRMLASSGDKAYNSDSVLIKKTGSIANTVDVLNEILPLTKTEAEETLKNSTYKFTDTEISEILDATHPEITNPDYLITYNRMTSIASVWSYFGNWNFSLPADTSRSEREAGSFEALNTYATTMNDTLVVRSLLQQTNDYSIYALIEVNNETLTGAMMAVSSDGQIQTQQLSMHKVKLMVSENGETKMYNTLASVDGELSLLMNVNKNSIIGTDGSGNPVYTTNSWITTKNLEDSVYSKLHFFNGEGLETMKLEKASTDPTATGVQPGFKVFSVDYGNYSK; this comes from the coding sequence ATGACTGAAAACAACGAAAATGTCAAAAATTCTACCTCTGCAACTGCAAACTCGAAGAAATTTAATTTTAATTTTCAAGATAAGAAAGTAAAATGTGCAAAAACAATATTAATTATTATATTTTTAGCATTTTTAAGCTTTCAGATGAGGGCGCAAACTGCAGATATGAGTTTTACGACAAACGAACAATACTTAGATATTTTTTCAGACGACAATGGAAGAATGTATTTAACAGCATTGGACCCTTATTATTACTTAAGGATGTCTGAAGATTACCTCGAATATGGACATACTGGAGATACCCTAAAAGATGTAAATGGACAAGAAATTCCATGGGATTCTTATAAATACGGGCCTACGGGGGCTCCCGCAACTTTTAACTTAATAAATGTTTTAACGGTGGGTGTTTATCAAATATGGCACTCTATGGATTCAACAGTTACATTGATGAACGCAGCATTCTGGGTTCCTGCAATATTAAGTATGTTTATAGTTATTCCGATTTTCTTCATCGTAAGAAGAATAACTTCAAGTGATATCGGCGGAGCTGTTGCAGCAATTTTAACATCCTTATCGCCTTCAATATTCGTAAAAACAATAGCTGGTTTTGCAGATACGCCAGTATTGGAGATATTGCCTTTATTATTTATTGTATGGTTTATAATTGAAGCAATGCACTATTCAAAGGACAAAAGCCCTAAATCACTATTATTTGGTTTATTGGCTACAATAATGCTTGTTGCATATCCATTTATGTGGTCAGCTTGGTGGTATGGGTACTATATTATAATTGCGTTCTTGGTATTGTATTTAATTTACAAGGGGCTAATATATAGCCACGATGCAAAATACAACAAAGATAATAAAAATAAAAATAGTAGAAGTGCTCAAAAAGTTGAAGTTGAAAATTTAGAATTTTTAAACACTTTAAAAGTAGCTGGTTTATTTGTTATTGGTGGTGCAATAGCAATAACTGCATTATATGGTACAAACACCATAATGGGTGCTTTTGAAGCTCCATTAAATTATATAGGATTAGATGAAGTTTCATCAACAAGTGGATGGCCTAACGTTTTAACTACGGTATCTGAGTTAGATACTGCATCCTTTGACGAAATGGTAAGTTCTTCACTGAGTAGTATATACTTATTTGCTATAGGTTTAGTTGGTATTTTCTTATCCTTATTTAGAAAAGTATTAACCCCTACAAAGCAAATTGTGAATGGATTAGTTGATAAAATAGATGTAAAATATGCTTTACTCCTTGTAATTTGGTTAGCTGTTACATTCTGGGCAGCATCAAAAGGTGTACGGTTTGTAGCATTGATGGTACCCCCATTATCAATTGGTGTGGGTATATTCACAGGATTTATTGAACAATTTATTAAAAATAATCTTGATAAAAAATATGAATATGTTGCTTATCCAACAATTGCCATAATTGCATTATATTCATTATATTCAACATATAAAGCAGATAACGGGGATTTATTAAGAATATTATTCCCTTCAGATTATGTACCTATCGCAGAAGGAATAATGCTCGCATCATTAGCGCTCTTAATAATCTATAAAATAGCAGATATGGTTTCAGAATCTAATAAAAAGTTAGTAATGAATAAATTATTTATGATATTATTAGCAATTGGGTTAATCACGCCTACAATGGCTGCAATAGTTCCATTTTACAGTGTACCTACCTATAATGATGGTTGGGGAGAAAGTTTAGAATGGATAAATACACAAACACCAAATAATTCAGTTATAACTTGTTGGTGGGATAACGGACACATATACACTTGGAAAACTGAAAGAATGGTAACTTTCGATGGAAGTACTCAAAACACTCCAAGGGCATACTGGGTTGGTAGAGCTTTCGCAACATCTGATGAAAGTCTTTCAAATGGTATATTTAGGATGTTAGCTTCTTCAGGTGATAAAGCATACAATAGTGATAGTGTACTGATTAAAAAGACAGGTTCTATTGCGAATACGGTTGATGTATTAAATGAGATATTGCCGTTAACAAAAACAGAAGCTGAAGAAACTTTGAAAAACAGTACCTATAAATTCACAGATACTGAAATATCTGAAATTTTGGATGCAACGCACCCAGAAATTACAAATCCAGATTATTTAATTACTTACAACAGAATGACTTCAATAGCTTCAGTATGGAGTTATTTCGGTAATTGGAATTTCAGTTTACCTGCAGATACTTCAAGAAGTGAAAGAGAAGCAGGTTCTTTCGAAGCATTAAATACTTATGCAACAACTATGAATGATACCTTAGTTGTTAGGTCATTACTTCAACAAACCAATGATTATTCAATTTATGCGTTAATTGAAGTTAATAACGAAACTTTAACCGGAGCTATGATGGCAGTATCAAGTGATGGTCAAATACAGACTCAACAATTAAGTATGCATAAAGTAAAATTAATGGTTTCAGAAAATGGAGAAACTAAAATGTACAATACTTTAGCAAGTGTTGATGGTGAATTAAGCTTATTAATGAACGTTAATAAGAATTCAATAATTGGTACAGATGGTTCTGGTAATCCAGTTTATACCACAAATTCTTGGATAACTACTAAAAACTTGGAAGATAGCGTATATTCAAAATTACACTTCTTCAACGGTGAAGGTTTAGAAACAATGAAACTTGAAAAAGCTTCAACTGACCCGACTGCAACAGGTGTACAACCAGGATTTAAAGTATTTAGCGTAGATTACGGTAATTATTCAAAATAA
- a CDS encoding MraY family glycosyltransferase — protein MIYESVNLGINTVFSKGYGLIIVLGFFTSIILTKFMINKMVNCKFGMDLHKKEKLKVAEMGGLAILLTLSIFLPFIEANLLLPLLIAGILGIIDDIAKLSPKEKLLILALSAIPIGLLLGLSPLPIILLMVGISICSNFTNMLAGFNGLEIGTGTLASLFLALIMFQNGDIVGFNSLMLFFAVYLGFLIYNKYPAKVFPGDTGTLPIGAFLATVAVWKSAVLPLVIIMLPYIVDAGLKYYSAGITKREDHKPTQLRDDGKLYVGGGYLSLPRLILMKKPMKEYNIVFAIWGLEMLCGICALLVNSTIKII, from the coding sequence ATGATTTATGAAAGTGTTAATTTAGGGATAAACACTGTTTTTTCAAAAGGATATGGTTTAATAATAGTTTTAGGTTTTTTTACGAGTATTATATTAACCAAATTTATGATTAATAAGATGGTAAATTGTAAATTTGGAATGGATTTGCATAAAAAAGAGAAATTAAAAGTTGCGGAAATGGGCGGGTTAGCAATATTACTAACTTTATCGATATTTTTACCATTTATAGAAGCTAATTTATTGTTGCCTTTATTAATAGCGGGTATATTGGGCATCATAGATGATATTGCTAAATTATCACCTAAAGAAAAACTCTTGATTCTTGCACTTTCTGCAATACCTATTGGTTTATTGCTTGGTTTAAGCCCATTACCCATTATTTTGTTGATGGTTGGCATATCAATATGCTCAAACTTCACAAATATGCTCGCAGGATTTAATGGTCTTGAAATAGGTACTGGCACACTTGCATCATTGTTCTTAGCATTAATTATGTTTCAAAATGGGGACATTGTTGGATTCAACAGTTTGATGTTGTTTTTTGCAGTTTACTTGGGCTTTTTAATATATAATAAATATCCTGCAAAAGTATTTCCCGGAGACACTGGAACATTACCAATTGGTGCGTTTTTAGCAACTGTTGCGGTTTGGAAAAGTGCGGTATTACCACTCGTTATTATTATGTTGCCTTACATAGTTGATGCAGGCTTAAAATACTATAGTGCAGGAATCACAAAAAGAGAAGACCATAAACCTACACAATTGCGTGATGATGGTAAACTTTACGTAGGAGGAGGTTATTTATCATTACCTCGATTAATACTTATGAAAAAACCGATGAAAGAATATAATATCGTTTTCGCCATTTGGGGCTTAGAAATGTTATGCGGAATATGTGCATTACTTGTAAATTCCACGATTAAAATAATTTAA
- the secY gene encoding preprotein translocase subunit SecY: MESFLQKIRPVLEYIPEVKRPDRDISFKGKLYWTGIVLLLYFILGTIDVYTGGSEIPALFDFWQTVTASKMGTIITLGIGPIVTAGIIMQLLIGSELVKLDMSKPDNRALFQGLQKAFGIFLCFLEAGMFVLAGAFGALTPTMSLALILQLAIGAILLIYLDEIVSRYGIGSGIGLFIAAGVSQTIFVGALGPQGYLWKFFTAMVSGSMGPALEYILPILATISVFLVVVYAESIRVEIPLAHGRVKGAVGKYPIKFIYVSNLPVILAAALFANFQLWGLVLYKVGFPILGNYANGRAIDGIAYYFSTPYGLSSVISDPIHAIVYTLFLIGFCVLFGLFWVETSGLDAKSMAKKLGGLNMAIKGFRKSNKSIENRLKRYIKPITVMGSAFVGLLAALADFTGALGGGTGVLLTVSIVYRFYEQLVQEQLSDLHPMLSKIVKK, translated from the coding sequence TTGGAATCATTTCTTCAAAAAATAAGACCCGTTTTAGAATATATACCGGAAGTTAAGAGACCTGATAGGGATATATCATTTAAAGGTAAACTCTACTGGACAGGAATTGTACTTCTATTATATTTCATATTGGGTACAATAGATGTTTATACTGGCGGTTCGGAAATTCCCGCATTGTTTGACTTTTGGCAGACTGTTACTGCATCAAAAATGGGAACTATTATCACATTAGGTATTGGTCCTATCGTTACAGCAGGTATTATAATGCAGCTGTTAATCGGTTCTGAACTGGTTAAGTTAGATATGTCAAAACCAGATAATAGGGCATTATTCCAAGGTCTCCAAAAAGCATTTGGTATATTCTTATGTTTCTTAGAAGCTGGAATGTTCGTATTGGCAGGAGCTTTTGGTGCACTTACGCCAACGATGTCATTAGCTTTAATATTGCAGTTAGCAATCGGTGCTATATTACTTATCTATTTAGATGAAATTGTTTCACGATATGGTATAGGTTCTGGTATCGGTTTATTCATTGCAGCAGGGGTTTCCCAAACAATATTCGTAGGTGCTTTAGGTCCACAAGGTTATTTATGGAAATTCTTTACCGCAATGGTTTCAGGAAGTATGGGGCCAGCTTTAGAATACATATTGCCAATACTCGCAACAATATCCGTATTCTTAGTTGTAGTTTATGCTGAAAGTATTAGGGTAGAAATACCATTGGCTCACGGTAGAGTTAAAGGTGCAGTAGGTAAATATCCAATTAAGTTTATTTACGTTTCAAACTTACCCGTAATTCTTGCAGCAGCTTTATTTGCAAACTTCCAACTTTGGGGTTTGGTATTATATAAAGTAGGATTCCCTATATTGGGTAATTATGCAAATGGTAGGGCGATAGATGGTATTGCATACTATTTCTCGACCCCTTATGGATTATCGAGCGTAATATCTGACCCAATTCACGCAATAGTTTACACATTGTTCTTAATCGGATTTTGTGTATTATTCGGTTTATTCTGGGTTGAAACCTCAGGACTCGACGCTAAATCAATGGCAAAGAAACTTGGCGGTTTAAATATGGCAATTAAAGGATTTAGAAAGAGTAATAAATCCATTGAAAACAGGTTAAAAAGATACATTAAACCAATCACAGTTATGGGTTCAGCATTTGTAGGTCTCCTTGCAGCACTCGCAGACTTCACTGGTGCTTTAGGTGGCGGTACTGGGGTATTACTTACAGTATCAATCGTTTACAGGTTCTATGAACAGTTAGTTCAAGAACAGTTATCTGATTTACACCCGATGTTATCGAAAATAGTTAAAAAGTAA
- a CDS encoding uL15 family ribosomal protein: MIRKSKKITKLRGSRTCGYGEAKKHRGAGHRGGRGNAGVQKHKWLSICKFNPDYFGRSGFVRHASLIKDLKTINVGELQEYVLSNIDAFEKDGDKIVVDAAALGFDKILGKGRISLAMAVSAVEFSENAVAKLEAAGGEAVEL, encoded by the coding sequence ATGATTAGAAAAAGTAAAAAAATTACTAAATTAAGAGGCTCCAGAACTTGCGGTTATGGAGAAGCTAAAAAGCATAGAGGCGCAGGTCACAGAGGGGGTAGAGGTAACGCAGGTGTTCAGAAACATAAATGGTTAAGCATCTGTAAATTCAACCCTGACTACTTCGGAAGAAGTGGATTTGTAAGACACGCAAGCCTTATCAAAGATTTGAAAACAATCAACGTTGGAGAACTCCAAGAATATGTTTTAAGCAACATTGACGCATTCGAAAAAGACGGCGACAAAATCGTTGTAGATGCAGCAGCTTTAGGTTTTGATAAAATACTCGGTAAAGGTAGAATTTCATTAGCTATGGCAGTTTCAGCAGTAGAATTTTCAGAAAATGCAGTTGCAAAATTAGAAGCAGCAGGGGGAGAAGCTGTTGAATTATAA
- a CDS encoding 50S ribosomal protein L30, whose amino-acid sequence MAYAVIRVRGSVGVKRDIADTLKMLRLHKVNHCVIVPENEHYIGMVKKVKDFVTYGEIDNETFEKLILKRGRLAGNNRVSEEIVKESTDLSVSEFAEKVMAGEIKLKDTEVKPVFRLHPPRKGYDKEGIKRPFSVGGALGYRAGKINDLIIKMM is encoded by the coding sequence ATGGCTTACGCAGTTATTAGAGTAAGAGGAAGCGTTGGCGTAAAAAGAGACATCGCTGATACATTAAAAATGTTAAGACTCCACAAGGTAAACCACTGTGTAATCGTTCCAGAAAATGAACACTACATTGGAATGGTTAAAAAGGTTAAGGATTTCGTAACCTACGGTGAAATTGACAACGAAACCTTTGAAAAGTTAATCTTGAAAAGAGGAAGATTAGCAGGCAATAACAGAGTAAGTGAAGAAATTGTTAAAGAATCTACAGATTTATCAGTTTCAGAATTCGCTGAAAAAGTTATGGCTGGCGAAATCAAGTTAAAAGATACAGAAGTAAAACCTGTATTCAGATTACACCCTCCAAGAAAAGGATATGACAAAGAAGGAATCAAAAGGCCATTTTCAGTAGGTGGAGCCTTAGGTTACAGAGCTGGAAAAATAAACGATTTAATTATAAAGATGATGTAA
- a CDS encoding 30S ribosomal protein S5: MAEKRRFNTDAWEPKTQVGRLVKEGQITSIDEIIDKGTPILEPEIVDVLLPELEEQVLDVKLVQRMHKSGRRARYRATAVVGNKNGYVGVGMGKAKEVGPAIRKAIAHAKLSLIRVRVGCGSWECGCGGPHSIPFTADGNCGSVKVQIIPAPRGVGLVAGNVAKSVLGLAGVKDVWTKTFGDTRTTYNFALAVFDSLNNLNFVKCLPAQKAKLGLKEGKVY; the protein is encoded by the coding sequence ATGGCTGAAAAAAGAAGATTTAACACCGATGCTTGGGAACCAAAAACTCAAGTTGGTAGGTTAGTAAAGGAAGGGCAAATTACCTCAATCGACGAAATCATCGATAAAGGTACTCCTATACTTGAACCAGAGATTGTTGATGTACTTTTACCTGAACTTGAAGAGCAAGTTTTGGACGTTAAATTAGTTCAAAGAATGCACAAGTCAGGAAGAAGGGCAAGATACAGAGCTACAGCAGTAGTTGGAAACAAAAACGGCTACGTTGGAGTAGGCATGGGTAAAGCTAAAGAAGTTGGCCCAGCTATTAGAAAAGCTATCGCACACGCAAAATTATCACTCATTAGAGTTAGAGTAGGTTGCGGTTCGTGGGAATGCGGTTGCGGTGGACCACACTCAATTCCATTCACAGCAGACGGTAATTGCGGTAGTGTTAAAGTTCAAATCATACCAGCACCGAGAGGTGTAGGTTTAGTTGCAGGTAATGTTGCTAAGTCAGTTTTAGGACTTGCTGGTGTTAAAGATGTTTGGACAAAAACATTCGGAGACACAAGAACAACATACAACTTTGCATTAGCTGTATTTGATTCTTTAAACAACTTAAACTTTGTAAAATGTTTACCTGCTCAAAAGGCTAAATTAGGTCTTAAAGAAGGTAAAGTTTACTAA
- a CDS encoding 50S ribosomal protein L18 — MARNAKYRVPFRRRREGKTDFRQRLGLLLSGKPRLVARKSLNNIVAQIVAYDEKGDIILASAHSKELVKLGYKGHCGNLPTAYLTGLLIGKKAVKEGVEEAVLDKGLHRATKGAAIFAVLKGALDAGLEIPHGDEIIGNEERLSGAHIAEYAKVLKAEDEDAYKKQFSKYLEKGLNPEDLPAHFEEIKEKILSL, encoded by the coding sequence ATGGCAAGAAACGCCAAGTACAGAGTTCCTTTTAGAAGAAGAAGAGAAGGAAAAACAGATTTCAGACAAAGATTAGGATTATTATTGTCTGGTAAGCCAAGATTAGTTGCGAGAAAATCCTTGAACAACATTGTAGCTCAAATAGTAGCTTACGATGAGAAAGGAGATATCATATTAGCTTCAGCACATTCAAAAGAGCTTGTTAAATTAGGATATAAAGGACACTGTGGTAATTTACCAACAGCGTACTTAACAGGTTTATTGATTGGTAAAAAAGCTGTAAAAGAAGGCGTTGAAGAAGCAGTACTCGATAAAGGTTTACACAGAGCTACAAAAGGAGCTGCAATATTCGCAGTTTTAAAAGGTGCTCTTGATGCAGGCTTAGAAATTCCACACGGTGATGAAATCATCGGTAATGAGGAAAGACTTTCAGGTGCTCACATCGCTGAATATGCAAAAGTTTTAAAAGCTGAAGACGAAGACGCTTACAAGAAACAATTCTCAAAGTACTTAGAAAAAGGTTTAAACCCTGAAGATTTGCCAGCACACTTTGAAGAAATAAAAGAAAAAATCCTTAGCTTGTAA
- a CDS encoding 50S ribosomal protein L19e, with protein sequence MDVSTQRRIAANILDCGIDRVWVDPENLEKVKLAITKDDIRALVKDGIIVKKQEKGISSARKKKIQEQKRKGKRKGQGSRKGAKGARTPKKEKWINTIRPLRRMLKEMREEDKIERTQYRKLYRMAKGGAFRSRNHMKLYMKDHGILSE encoded by the coding sequence ATGGATGTATCAACTCAAAGAAGAATTGCAGCTAACATACTCGATTGCGGTATTGATAGAGTATGGGTTGACCCTGAAAACTTAGAAAAAGTTAAACTTGCAATTACCAAAGATGATATTAGAGCTTTAGTTAAAGACGGTATCATTGTTAAAAAGCAAGAAAAGGGTATCAGTAGCGCAAGAAAGAAAAAGATACAAGAACAGAAAAGAAAAGGCAAAAGAAAAGGCCAAGGTTCTAGAAAAGGTGCTAAGGGTGCAAGAACTCCTAAGAAAGAAAAATGGATTAACACCATTAGACCTTTAAGAAGAATGTTAAAAGAAATGAGAGAAGAAGATAAAATCGAAAGAACACAGTACAGAAAATTGTACAGAATGGCTAAAGGTGGCGCTTTCAGAAGTAGAAACCACATGAAACTCTACATGAAAGATCACGGTATCTTAAGCGAATAA
- a CDS encoding 50S ribosomal protein L32e, which produces MSDFKRLMRLKLKMKQKRPEFKRQDSHRTARIGTSWRRPFGKHSGMRIGLKHRAAVVKIGYRCPALVRNLHPSGLEDVLVNNVKEISALNPETQAARIASTVGKRKRIEMIKKANELNIRILNISKQKQEELLQ; this is translated from the coding sequence ATGAGTGATTTTAAAAGATTAATGAGATTAAAACTCAAAATGAAACAGAAAAGACCTGAATTCAAAAGACAAGATAGCCACAGAACCGCAAGAATCGGTACCAGCTGGAGAAGACCATTCGGTAAACACAGTGGTATGAGAATTGGATTGAAACACAGAGCTGCTGTAGTTAAAATCGGATACAGATGTCCTGCATTAGTAAGGAATCTTCATCCATCAGGTTTGGAAGACGTTCTTGTTAATAACGTTAAAGAGATTTCAGCTTTAAACCCTGAAACTCAGGCAGCAAGAATTGCATCAACAGTTGGTAAGAGAAAAAGAATTGAAATGATTAAAAAAGCTAACGAATTAAATATTAGAATTTTAAACATTTCAAAACAAAAACAAGAAGAATTATTACAATAA